The nucleotide window CAGTAGTAAATATCGAAGTTCCACCATTAAGAGAAAGAAAGGAAGACATACCTGAGCTGGCTCTGCAGTTACTACATAGTTTAAATAGAAAGTATGGAAGAATAGTTTATGGATTTACTGAGGATGCCTTGAATAAATTGATGAATTATTCGTGGCCAGGGAACATAAGAGAATTGGAGAATGTAATTGACCGGGCCATGTTGGCAATGGATAACAGTGATTCCTTAGTTACTTCTACACACATTCCCGATTTGGTAGAAAAGGTAGAGGAAGTTACAGGAACGCTTAAAGAGATGACTGAAGATTTTGAGAAGAAGGTAATTATGGAAGTACTGGAAGCAAGCCACGGTAATAAAACAGAAGTTGCCCGAAAATTAGGCTTAACCGTTAGGAACCTTTATTATAAGCTGGATAGATACGGTATCAAGTGAGGTTTTAATGTGAATAGGGGGATGAACATTGAAATTTGAATTTCGGCTAGAGCGATTGAAAGATCTAAAAAAAATTTTAGAAGATAATGCAAGAATAGAATTGGGTAAAAAAAGCAAACAAAGGCAGTTAGTTGAAGACGAAATTAATCAGATTAGTAATAAGATCGATACCTTTTCAACAGAATTTATAAAAGAGGTAAAAGATACTATCTCAATTACTAAACTTTCAAATATGATAGAGTATAAAAATTATTTAAATGAACAATTATCACATCTACACTCTGTACTACAAGAGAAGTTACAAGAAGAAGAAATTGCAAGGCAGAATTATTTAAAGGCCAAAAACGAAAAAGATATTCTTCAAAAACTTAAAGATAAAAGATTTGACGATTTTAAAATTCAGGAAAAGAGGACCGATATAAAAGAATTAGATGAAATTGCCAGATTAAGCCATCATCCAGGGGAGGAGAATTATGAATAAAATCAAAGTTTTGTTCTTGTGTTCGAGAAATTCTGCAAGAAGTCAGATGGCACAGGCGTTTTTGAAGAAATACGGAGATGATAAGTTTGAGGCTTTCAGCGCTGGATTAGAAGCAAGTGAAATTCATCCTTTGACTATAAAAGTCATGGAAGAAAAAGGAATATCTATGTCCGAGCAATACTCAAAAAGTTTGGATATATACTTGAACGATAGATTTGGTTTTTTAATAACTGTCTGCTCCAAAGCAGAAAAAGAATGTCCTTTTTTCCCTGGCGTTAGTATAAGATTATATTGGCCTTTTGATGATCCAGCTGCTGTCCAAGGTTCTGAAGAAGAACAATTAGAAGTATTCCGAAAAGTAAGAGATCAAATAGAAAAAAAAGTAAGCGATTTCGTGGAAAATACTGATAAATACTCCAATATAAAAGATAATTTTCGAGTGTAAATACTTTATTATATTTACTTTATTTTTCACAGAATTAACCTTCAGCTAAAGTTTGTTTGTTATAATGAATTCATAAAAAAATTAATAAAGAAGAAACCTCTTTCTGTATAATGCCGATAATATGGTTCGGCAGTTTCTACCGAACAGCCGTAAACTGTTTGACTACAGTAAGAGGGGTTAGAGATTTTTATATCAATATCCTACCTCTCTGCTGTAGAAGAGGTAGGATTTTTTATTTTGATATTAAAAAAAGGAGAGATAACTTTGAGTAAGAAAGTCCTTTTGATATCTGGAAGTCAATCAGATGAGATTTTTGTAAAAACTGCCATTGACCTCTTTGAAGAATGGAAAATGAGTTACGATTACAAAGTGTTTAGTGCTCACAGGAATTTAAAAGAGTTAACCAAATTTATTGAAGAACTTCCCACTAACGAGTATAGTGTCATAATAGCTGTCGCCGGTCTTTCTGCTGCCTTACCTGGTGTAATCGCTTCATTAACCAACCTCCCCGTTATTGGTGTTCCCAGAGATGTAGGTCCTTTAAATGGAATAGATGCACTACTTTCCATGGTACAGATGCCTAGTGGGGTGCCTGTTGCAACCATGGGAATTGGAAGTAGTGGAATGAAAAATGCAGCATACTTTGCAAAAAGGTTGATAGAAGGTGAAAAAGATGGAAGATAAGAAAAATTTTGAGCTTTTATACGAAGGGAAAGCCAAAAAAGTATACAAGTTCGATGAGAAGAAATTGTTGATAAAATTCAAAGACGATGTCACAGCGTTCAACGGATTAAAAAAAGATCAAATCCTTAACAAAGGTAAAATTAACAAAAAGATTTCCAAGTTCTTTTTTGAAATGCTGAATAATCAAGGTATAAATACCCATTACATAAACGATTATGATGAAACCTCTTTCGTCGCAAAATGGACGGATTTAATTCCACTTGAAGTTATAATTAGAAATTACACCGCGGGCAGTTTTTGTAAAAGATATGGTGTGAAAAAAGGATTGATACTTGATTATCCTTTAGTTGAATTTTCTTTGAAAAATGACGAGTTAGGAGATCCCATGATCACAAAAGATGCTGTCCTTCTTTTGAAAATTACCAAAGAACACGTCTTAGATCAAATTATTTCCATTTCTAAAAAAGTCAACGATATTTTGAGTGATTATTTAAAATCTAAAGGAATTATTTTGGTGGATTTTAAATTAGAGTTCGGAATCAGTAAAAACGATAATAAAGTTACGTTGATAGATGAGATTTCACCTGATACATGCCGTTTTTGGGACGCAAATACTATGGAATCTCTTGACAAAGATGTGTATAGGGAAGAAAAGGGAGATCTACTAAACGCCTACGAAGTATTGCTTGGGAGGTTAGATATATGATTAAGGAGGAGCAGAAAACTTTCCGATTTGAAGTAAAAGTAAAGTTAAGAGAAGGAATTTTAGACCCACAGGGAGCTGCTACTTTCAAGGTTTTAAGAAGGTTGAATTACAACGTTGAAAGTGTAAGATTTGGAAAAAGTATAGAATTAGACATAAAAGAAGATAGCTATGAAACAGCCAAAGATAAAGCTAAAGAAATAGCGTATAAAATTTTAACCAATCCTGTTTTAGAGGATTTTGAAATCATCGATTTGAATAGGAAGTGAACAGTATGAAGAATGAGAATTCGTTAAAGGCTGGAATTATAGTTTTCCCTGGTTCAAATTGTGATAGAGATGCAAATTTTGCTTTGACGATTAACGGTTTTGATACGAAATATATATGGCATGATTTTAATCAATTATTGGATTTTGATTTAGTTTTTATTCCAGGAGGATTTTCCTATGGAGATTATTTAAGAGTGGGGGCATTAGCAAGATTTTCTCCAGTAATGAACTCTGTTGAGAAGTATATATTAAACAAAAGAGGATTGGTTTTAGGGGTTTGTAATGGTTTTCAGATATTAACAGAAGCAGGGATATTACCTGGAGTATTAACTGTCAACACGTCTCATAGATTCATATGTAAGGATGTTGAAGTTGAGGTCATAAATTATGATACGCCGTTTATTAATAACGTTCAAAAAAAGATTTTAACTTTACCTATAGCCCACAAGGAAGGCCGTTATATTATTAAAGATAACAAACTTAATCCTAAAAATATTGTATTAAAGTATAAAGAGAATCCCAACGGTTCATTTGATGATGTAGCAGGCATAATAAATGAAGAATACAATGTCTTTGGTTTAATGCCTCACCCAGAAAGAGCTTGTCATAGCGTATTAGGTAATGAGGACGGTAATTACATTTTTCAATCTATCAGGAGGTATTTGACTAGTGCAGAATCAATTAACAATTAAAGAGATAGCGTTGGAATTAGGTATTTCAGGTGAAGAATTTGATCTTATCGAAGAAAAGTTGGGGAGATTACCCAACGAATTTGAAACATACCTTTTTTCTGCCCAATGGTCTGAACATTGTGGTTACAAACATTCTAAACATTATCTAAAAAAAATTAATGAATCTTATGAAAGCGAAAATGCGGGATACGTTCAAATTGGAGGAAAATCTGTTGTTTTTAAGGTCGAAAGTCACAACCATCCCTCTGCTGTAGAACCTTATCAAGGGGCAGCCACTGGTATTGGTGGGATAGTTAGAGACATATTGGCTATGGGAGCAAGGCCCATAGCACTTTTAGATTCGCTGAAATTTGGTAATATTTCTGATCCAAAGGTGAAGAACATTTTCGAAGGTGTTGTTTCAGGTATAAGTGACTATGGAAATTCTATTGGTGTCCCAACGGTAGGTGGAGAGACTTCATTCAATGAAATATATTCAACAAACCCTTTGGTAAACGTGATGTGTATCGGTGTCGCTAACAAAAATCATTTGGCATCTTCCCACGCTGATGGACCTGATAAACTTCTTGTATATGTAGGATCTAAAACTGGACGTGATGGAATCCATGGGGCCTCTTTTGCATCAAAAAAATTGAGTGGAAAAGATGACAGACCTTCAGTCCAAGTTGGAGATCCCTTTACAGAAAAGAACCTAATCGAAGCGACACTTGAGATACTGAAAATAAAAGGGGTAAGGGCTTGTCAAGATATGGGAGCTGCCGGTGTTCTTAGCTCTACTTCTGAAATGGCTTATAAGGGTGGAGTTGGTTGTGAACTTTATTTAGATAATATACCGAAAAGGCAAGAGGATATAGAACCTTGGGAAATAATGCTTTCTGAATCTCAAGAGAGGATGCTTTTTTTGGTTAATCCTGGTACAGAGAAAAAAGTAGAAGACGTCTGTAATAAATACTTAATCGATTTTGC belongs to Petrotoga mexicana DSM 14811 and includes:
- the fliJ gene encoding flagellar export protein FliJ, which encodes MKFEFRLERLKDLKKILEDNARIELGKKSKQRQLVEDEINQISNKIDTFSTEFIKEVKDTISITKLSNMIEYKNYLNEQLSHLHSVLQEKLQEEEIARQNYLKAKNEKDILQKLKDKRFDDFKIQEKRTDIKELDEIARLSHHPGEENYE
- a CDS encoding arsenate reductase ArsC; the protein is MNKIKVLFLCSRNSARSQMAQAFLKKYGDDKFEAFSAGLEASEIHPLTIKVMEEKGISMSEQYSKSLDIYLNDRFGFLITVCSKAEKECPFFPGVSIRLYWPFDDPAAVQGSEEEQLEVFRKVRDQIEKKVSDFVENTDKYSNIKDNFRV
- a CDS encoding 5-(carboxyamino)imidazole ribonucleotide mutase produces the protein MSKKVLLISGSQSDEIFVKTAIDLFEEWKMSYDYKVFSAHRNLKELTKFIEELPTNEYSVIIAVAGLSAALPGVIASLTNLPVIGVPRDVGPLNGIDALLSMVQMPSGVPVATMGIGSSGMKNAAYFAKRLIEGEKDGR
- the purC gene encoding phosphoribosylaminoimidazolesuccinocarboxamide synthase yields the protein MEDKKNFELLYEGKAKKVYKFDEKKLLIKFKDDVTAFNGLKKDQILNKGKINKKISKFFFEMLNNQGINTHYINDYDETSFVAKWTDLIPLEVIIRNYTAGSFCKRYGVKKGLILDYPLVEFSLKNDELGDPMITKDAVLLLKITKEHVLDQIISISKKVNDILSDYLKSKGIILVDFKLEFGISKNDNKVTLIDEISPDTCRFWDANTMESLDKDVYREEKGDLLNAYEVLLGRLDI
- the purS gene encoding phosphoribosylformylglycinamidine synthase subunit PurS; protein product: MIKEEQKTFRFEVKVKLREGILDPQGAATFKVLRRLNYNVESVRFGKSIELDIKEDSYETAKDKAKEIAYKILTNPVLEDFEIIDLNRK
- the purQ gene encoding phosphoribosylformylglycinamidine synthase subunit PurQ; this translates as MKNENSLKAGIIVFPGSNCDRDANFALTINGFDTKYIWHDFNQLLDFDLVFIPGGFSYGDYLRVGALARFSPVMNSVEKYILNKRGLVLGVCNGFQILTEAGILPGVLTVNTSHRFICKDVEVEVINYDTPFINNVQKKILTLPIAHKEGRYIIKDNKLNPKNIVLKYKENPNGSFDDVAGIINEEYNVFGLMPHPERACHSVLGNEDGNYIFQSIRRYLTSAESINN